One genomic window of Kosmotoga olearia TBF 19.5.1 includes the following:
- a CDS encoding TetR/AcrR family transcriptional regulator: protein MPQKTSTREKIILAARKAFAKKGHDGVSMSEIAENAGVKKALIYYYFPSKEDLFYEVWQYSLDELEDHIFAEIENENAYLKKIKKLLKAYIDFITSKKEIRQMLLQEKGNFTREDERTWQRIKDRYMSLRKRISSLIEQAKLSQEINASVDPEGAAELILNGLSSTDNPKSIETVKEIIWRGLVKE from the coding sequence GTGCCCCAAAAAACCTCAACAAGGGAAAAGATAATTCTTGCGGCGCGTAAGGCTTTCGCAAAAAAAGGGCATGATGGTGTGAGCATGTCTGAAATCGCCGAAAATGCCGGGGTTAAGAAAGCGTTGATCTACTACTATTTTCCAAGTAAAGAAGATCTTTTCTACGAGGTATGGCAATATTCTCTTGATGAGCTCGAGGATCACATATTTGCCGAAATTGAAAATGAAAATGCATACCTGAAGAAAATAAAAAAGCTATTGAAAGCCTACATTGATTTTATAACCAGTAAAAAGGAGATCAGGCAAATGCTCCTCCAGGAAAAGGGAAATTTTACCCGTGAAGATGAACGAACCTGGCAGAGAATCAAAGATCGCTATATGTCACTGAGAAAAAGAATATCATCTTTGATTGAACAGGCAAAACTTTCTCAAGAAATAAATGCCAGTGTTGATCCTGAAGGTGCAGCAGAACTCATACTCAACGGGTTAAGTTCCACAGATAATCCCAAAAGTATTGAAACAGTAAAGGAGATAATCTGGAGAGGTCTTGTAAAGGAATAA